A region from the Diadema setosum chromosome 17, eeDiaSeto1, whole genome shotgun sequence genome encodes:
- the LOC140241261 gene encoding uncharacterized protein has translation MLHSLRYQQMSSSPGPGEAQYQNKYPQTSTPKGAKGTPSSAKSLPFFSSPFVPGIKRFSKLPDTEEPDWDSMSGVEELTGMDIEPETANSTTPPTQSLEPDIGSENRDLTQSTGKEAQEQANISVEALEIGDYLYPQEQISDHDSTSSWLPEDFHDIPPAQADCMGIVEEVFGDADDGGEDEEDEEEEEKEAEATRSGMHKKLDSAEEAQQCQMYLVTASIIKELAAAARPACKVCGGRTDVTVHPVGTSGHIEWACRHGHIDKYCLQETLNRTHVGDLKLGAAILLSGNNYQKVKFMADILGWHILSRRVFYAIQHHYICPEVESTFGGMLQKNIHDVQGQEVVVCGDARNDSPGFSAQYCTYTTLDHSTKSILDVQFVDKRETGDKSPNMETLALVRAIETVSGKGVKIAEVITDAHPVITALLKREYPEILHSWDVWHGAKNIGKKVAKASSTVRNQALKYWVKHITNHFWFCAETCGGDIDLFFNKWRGIVHHVCNTHEWLLTGGYGGQPRCEHGDLPERQEWLSPGTPPHDALVRIVLDKKFINTLVKFVNFRHTGELESLHNHILMYCAKRYSFGYAAYRARNLLAMIDYQEHKDRPMALDKEGAPKVRAKWSKHAGDWVLFKVRAPKNYNYLPGLMTRILQRRLSDSKPVHRAADPLPTDPRKIRESLARHPQPSMEELLQKRKSRFT, from the exons ATGCTACATTCTCTACG atACCAACAAATGTCATCCTCACCAGGCCCAGGAGAGGCACAGTACCAGAATAA GTATCCTCAGACATCTACTCCAAAAGGAGCTAAGGGCACTCCATCATCTGCCAAGAG CTTGCCCTTTTTCAGTTCTCCCTTCGTGCCCGGCATCAAGCGTTTCAG TAAACTACCTGACACTGAAGAGCCAGACTGGGACAg CATGTCTGGAGTGGAGGAATTGACTGGCATGGACATTGAACCCGAGACTGCAAATAG CACGACACCACCAACACAGTCATTGGAACCTGACATTGG CTCAGAGAACCGTGATTTAACACAATCAACTGGAAAGGAAGCTCAAGAACAAGCCAA cATAAGTGTGGAAGCACTGGAAATTGGGGACTACTTATATCCCCAAGAACAGATCTCGGACCATGACAGCACATCTTCATGGCTTCCAGAAGACTTTCATGACAT ACCACCAGCCCAAGCAGACTGCATGGGCATTGTGGAAGAAGTCTTTGGCGATGCAGATGATGGGGGAGAAGATgaggaagatgaggaagaggaggaaaaagaagcGGAGGCAACAAGATCTGGAATGCACAAAAAGTTGGATTCCGCTGAGGAAGCGCAGCAATGTCAGATGTACTTGGTGACAGCCTCCATCATCAAAGAGCTGGCAGCTGCAGCAAGGCCAGCGTGCAAAGTCTGCGGTGGCAGAACAGATGTCACAGTTCATCCTGTCGGCACATCGGGTCATATCGAATGG GCTTGTAGACATGGCCACATCGACAAATATTGTCTACAAGAGACATTAAATAGAACTCACGTCGGAGACCTGAAGTTGGGGGCTGCCATCCTGCTTTCTGGAAATAACTACCAGAAAGTTAAATTCATGGCCGACATCCTGGGATGGCACATCCTTAGCCGAAGAGTGTTCTATGCCATCCAGCATCACTACATATGCCCTGAAGTTGAGTCCACTTTTGGGGGGATGTTGCAGAAGAATATTCATGATGTGCAAGGCCAGGAAGTTGTGGTGTGCG GTGATGCGAGGAATGACTCGCCGGGATTCAGTGCCCAGTACTGCACTTACACTACTCTCGACCATTCTACGAAAAGCATCCTAGATGTCCAGTTTGTGGATAAACGGGAAACAGGGGATAAATCCCCCAACATGGAAACTCTGGCCCTTGTTCGAGCAATCGAAACAGTATCCGGCAAGGGCGTGAAGATCGCAGAAGTGATCACTGACGCCCATCCAGTGATCACAGCACTGCTTA AGAGGGAATACCCAGAGATCCTTCACAGCTGGGATGTTTGGCACGGGGCCAAAAACATCGGGAAGAAAGTGGCCAAG gCATCTAGCACTGTGAGAAATCAAGCTTTGAAGTACTGGGTGAAGCACATCACCAATCATTTCTGGTTTTGTGCAGAGACATGTGGCGGCGACATTGACCTCTTTTTT AACAAGTGGAGAGGAATTGTGCATCATGTGTGCAACACGCATGAATGGTTGCTGACAGGGGGATACGGGGGCCAGCCACGGTGTGAACACGGGGATTTGCCGGAGAGGCAGGAATGGCTGTCACCTGGGACGCCACCCCACGATGCACTTGTTCGCATTGTGTTAGACAAAAAGTTCATCAACACCCTCGTGAAGTTTGTGAACTTCAG GCACACTGGTGAACTGGAATCACTGCATAACCACATATTGATGTACTGTGCGAAGAGGTACTCCTTTGG GTACGCTGCTTACAGAGCCCGTAATCTGTTGGCCATGATTGATTATCAAGAACACAAGGACAGACCTATGGCTCTTGACAAGGAGGGAGCGCCAAA ggTGAGGGCCAAATGGTCAAAACATGCTGGAGACTGGGTGCTCTTCAAAGTTCGGGCTCCGAAGAATTACAACTACCTTCCAGGTCTCATGACCCGAATTCTGCAGAGAAGACTAAGTGACAGCAAGCCAGTTCACCGTGCTGCAGATCCTCTCCCAACAGATCCGCGGAAAATCAGGGAGAGTCTTGCCAGGCATCCACAACCATCTATGGAAGAACTcctgcagaaaagaaaaagtcggTTTACGTGA